Proteins from one Arthrobacter sp. Soc17.1.1.1 genomic window:
- a CDS encoding FAD-binding monooxygenase — protein sequence MQFHHHGYVSGDPRVQPAAGVGLDRPEELPDEVDVLIIGTGPAGMITAAQLSQFPGITTRIVERRPGRLPIGQADGIQARSVETFQAFGFAQRITEEAYRIVEMAFWKPDPADSSRIIRTARPEDDETGISEFPHLIVNQARVLDYFGEFMKNSPTRMEPDYGFEFAGLEVDDAQEYPVAVTLVRTAGDREGEQRTVRARYVVGADGARSKVRQAIGCSLTGDQANHAWGVMDAVAVTDFPDIRRKCAIQSGSGGSILLIPREGGHLFRMYVDLGDVDPATKGAIRSTTIAEIIAKANTILSPYTLDVRNVAWHSVYEVGHRLTDRFDDVLPEQLGRRTPRVFITGDACHTHSAKAGQGMNVSMQDGFNLGWKLGHVLEGRSPESLLATYSAERQVVAKDLIEFDKEWSALMARKPEDFADPSELEDFYVSTAEFPAGFRTQYAPSLLVAEPAHQDLAGGFPIGKRFKSAPVVRVCDGVPLHLGHHATADGRWRIYVFADSAEPGAASGVTDFAAWIGSSPDSPLAATPEGADRDAWFDVKVIYQQDHTRVDIGRVPPEFKPATGPFGLTDYEKVYAADPSADIFDLRGIDRAGAVVVVRPDQYVAHVLPLADTAGLAAFFAPLLAGSGRAAGRAFA from the coding sequence TCGGCACCGGACCTGCCGGCATGATCACCGCCGCGCAGCTCTCGCAGTTCCCGGGCATCACCACGCGGATCGTGGAGCGCCGGCCGGGCCGGCTGCCCATCGGCCAGGCCGACGGCATCCAGGCCCGCAGCGTCGAGACGTTCCAGGCGTTCGGCTTCGCCCAGCGCATCACCGAGGAGGCGTACCGGATCGTCGAGATGGCCTTCTGGAAGCCGGACCCGGCAGATTCCTCCCGCATCATCCGCACCGCGCGCCCCGAGGACGACGAGACCGGCATCAGCGAGTTCCCCCACCTGATCGTCAACCAGGCGCGTGTGCTCGACTACTTCGGCGAGTTCATGAAGAACTCGCCCACCCGCATGGAGCCCGACTACGGCTTCGAGTTCGCCGGACTCGAGGTCGACGACGCGCAGGAGTACCCCGTCGCCGTCACCCTCGTGCGCACGGCCGGAGACCGCGAGGGCGAGCAGCGCACCGTCCGCGCCCGGTACGTGGTCGGGGCCGACGGCGCCCGCAGCAAGGTCCGCCAGGCCATCGGCTGCAGCCTCACGGGTGACCAGGCCAACCACGCGTGGGGCGTCATGGACGCGGTCGCCGTCACCGATTTCCCCGACATCCGCCGCAAGTGCGCCATCCAGTCGGGGTCCGGCGGCAGCATCCTCCTGATCCCGCGGGAGGGCGGGCACCTGTTCCGCATGTACGTGGACCTCGGCGACGTGGATCCCGCGACCAAGGGGGCCATCCGCAGCACCACCATCGCCGAGATCATCGCGAAGGCCAACACCATCCTCAGCCCCTACACCCTCGACGTGCGGAACGTCGCCTGGCACAGCGTGTACGAGGTGGGCCACCGCCTCACCGACCGGTTCGACGACGTCCTGCCGGAACAGCTCGGCCGCCGCACACCGCGCGTCTTCATCACCGGCGACGCCTGCCACACGCACAGCGCCAAGGCCGGCCAGGGCATGAACGTGTCCATGCAGGACGGCTTCAACCTCGGCTGGAAGCTCGGCCACGTGCTCGAGGGGCGTAGCCCCGAGTCCCTGCTGGCCACGTACTCCGCGGAGCGCCAGGTGGTGGCGAAGGACCTCATCGAGTTCGACAAGGAGTGGTCGGCGCTCATGGCCCGGAAGCCCGAGGACTTTGCCGACCCGTCCGAGCTCGAGGACTTCTACGTCAGCACCGCCGAGTTCCCCGCCGGCTTCCGGACCCAGTACGCGCCGTCCCTGCTCGTCGCCGAGCCCGCGCACCAGGACCTGGCCGGCGGGTTCCCGATCGGCAAGCGTTTCAAATCCGCGCCGGTGGTCCGGGTGTGCGACGGCGTCCCCCTGCACCTCGGCCACCATGCGACGGCCGACGGGCGCTGGCGCATCTACGTCTTCGCCGACTCGGCCGAGCCGGGAGCGGCGTCGGGCGTCACGGACTTCGCCGCGTGGATCGGGAGCTCCCCGGACTCGCCGCTCGCCGCGACGCCGGAGGGCGCCGACCGTGATGCGTGGTTCGACGTGAAGGTGATCTACCAGCAGGACCACACCCGGGTGGACATCGGGCGCGTGCCGCCGGAGTTCAAGCCCGCCACCGGCCCCTTCGGGCTCACCGACTACGAGAAGGTGTACGCGGCGGATCCCTCCGCCGACATCTTCGACCTGCGCGGTATCGACCGGGCCGGGGCCGTCGTCGTCGTCCGCCCGGACCAGTACGTGGCGCACGTGCTGCCCCTGGCGGACACCGCGGGCCTTGCCGCCTTCTTCGCCCCGCTGCTGGCGGGCTCCGGCCGGGCTGCCGGGCGGGCGTTCGCCTGA